A genomic region of Anopheles coustani chromosome 3, idAnoCousDA_361_x.2, whole genome shotgun sequence contains the following coding sequences:
- the LOC131271583 gene encoding uncharacterized protein LOC131271583, with amino-acid sequence MAFMMPVMKNEFDIYKGRQRRISECSNQSNCRSRKVSESSRSDGPSSLSTSPGTDGGFMAGSPAHRSHPMYMSHLASRSQFSRNSSRTSQSSLIASSPSKASAGSSPPKATNGTSVPAAATVGSQNSLNKFHTRLVDKLRKSLRKSKSSDGRS; translated from the coding sequence ATGGCTTTCATGATGCCGGTGATGAAAAACGAGTTCGATATCTACAAAGGCCGGCAGCGGCGGATATCGGAGTGCTCGAACCAGAGCAACTGCCGGTCGCGCAAGGTGTCGGAAAGCTCGCGCTCCGATGGGCCCAGCAGCCTGTCCACTTCTCCCGGAACCGATGGAGGGTTCATGGCAGGTTCGCCGGCCCATCGCAGCCACCCAATGTACATGTCCCATCTGGCGTCCCGGTCGCAGTTCTCCCGCAATTCGTCGCGCACTTCCCAGAGTTCGCTGATCGCGTCCAGCCCTTCGAAGGCAAGCGCGGGCAGCAGTCCACCGAAGGCGACCAACGGGACGTCGGTGCCGGCGGCGGCGACCGTCGGTAGCCAAAACAGCCTGAACAAGTTCCACACGCGGCTCGTCGACAAGCTCCGGAAGTCGCTTCGCAAGAGCAAATCCTCCGATGGGCGATCATGA
- the LOC131271873 gene encoding uncharacterized protein LOC131271873, with translation MSGNWLMTLGTIVVPSVVICFVCVVSFVNFYLNIRRRFPAKVNCWFCSTDTRVPYDQSNSFVCPTCRQYNGFTADGDYNREIPEQYQQRLNNYYYHQPANITDDDKWGHSARSIANSSETSRNGLCFGCNRNQELKIHQLASFVPDDEDNYDAEVEEYRKQLEQAYKLCGRCERIVKRTLNDVKRNILGSKLAQIGSKGLKALDMHMKASTKQLAYLKRQRWAKISIYAITGLLLMKLWQDVSETGWTLADLMLLCPASLLATITRVVSYVLAMKQLVWQQFEKLLSEPAVQSTTERMETIGHELLQRYAPQLMQCSAPLLESFTEHVPNERISSFLLNGAIMALGALLASLGNQRTTIKQMLIFGLCTIDCVLKYLQYENTKLHPALLLTLAALCLAISCIGKRIIRTDVTNGGDMNSSFHKIYSQQCTESDYSDVDTTVNGDQTPAASFQHKYSPRLSTGNNILRPSNNVSLLEPKLFPANDTGANVSRKSLDTTKSGSPSSLSISPTSSFFMNSFAANTPKISGSLFNVAEAGQRPALDESRSVFSSAIAPPPGSLLKTPSFSVDDFQATSKLSWNNRKSGPPSTASTRAKPFRYSMSTITQEADAFRETDDPLIEDDIDRLSISGRVSMNSSLLRPAAGGGSRVSLGNGNPFAQVNPSTGDLDYDEISSVSLRQRRLTKPRPAETLASTRESLWSGFLATGAGSAQQQAHMSRTSSQSSGFESQVGTTRRNTPTETEVLSVYTVVPEETSKPPPSPVPSSASVFHSQRKGTPSINSPHTRSLFGEQNLFNHTLHQQTPRERSSALFFPKVNHYAMPGNGGPATIGGSPMNRYIFPPQQSQTPSSYHHHHPHHQPHHTQQHQNHHTLAGIGGSGSTLSLHSFPTTGSTLSLATGRDLSPPETPSYPAPSMAGTSFYTSSNKSMASGRASLLNLSKLTNEHTGGTLPTV, from the exons ATGAGTGGGAATTGGCTTATGACGCTTGGGACAATTGTCGTACCGTCGGTTgtgatttgtttcgtttgcgtggtttcgtttgttaacttttatttaaacatCAG GAGGCGCTTCCCGGCGAAAGTGAACTGTTGGTTTTGTAGTACCGACACACGCGTCCCGTACGATCAATCGAATTCGTTCGTTTGTCCGACGTGCCGGCAGTACAATGGCTTCACTGCGGACGGAGACTACAACCGGGAAATACCGGAACAGTATCAGCAGCGGCTGAACAATTATTACTATCATCAGCCGGCGAACATCACCGATGACGACAAGTGGGGTCATTCTGCGCGATCGATCGCCAACAGCAGCGAGACCTCCCGCAATGGTCTTTGCTTTGGTTGCAATCGTAATCAAGAGCTGAAAATACATCAGCTGGCGTCGTTTGTGCCGGATGATGAAGACAACTACGACGCCGAGGTGGAAGAATATCG CAAACAACTGGAACAGGCGTACAAACTCTGTGGCCGCTGTGAGCGCATTGTAAAACGCACTCTGAATGATGTCAAGCGCAATATTTTGGGCTCGAAGCTGGCACAAATTGGTAGCAAGGGGTTAAAGGCGCTCGACATGCATATGAAAGCCTCCACGAAGCAGCTGGCGTACCTGAAGCGCCAACGGTGGGCAAAGATTAGCATTTACGCCATCACGGGTTTGCTGCTGATGAAACTATGGCAAGATGTGTCGGAGACCGGTTGGACTTTGGCAGACCTGATGCTTCTCTGCCCGGCATCTCTCCTTGCAACCATCACGAGGGTTGTATCCTATGTACTGGCAATGAAACAGCTGGTTTGGCAACAGTTTGAAAAACTCCTCTCCGAACCGGCCGTCCAGAGTACGACGGAACGCATGGAAACGATCGGCCATGAGCTCCTCCAGCGCTACGCCCCACAACTTATGCAATGTTCAGCGCCTCTGCTCGAGTCCTTTACGGAGCATGTTCCGAATGAACGAATATCGTCCTTTCTACTCAACGGTGCCATCATGGCGCTGGGTGCGTTGCTCGCTTCGCTAGGTAACCAGCGGACGACCATTAAACAGATGCTTATCTTTGGCCTATGCACTATCGATTGCGTTTTAAAGTATTTGCAGTATGAAAATACGAAGCTACATCCTGCTTTGTTGCTGACACTGGCCGCACTTTGCCTCGCAATTAGTTGCATTGGCAAGCGCATCATCCGGACCGATGTGACAAACGGAGGTGATATGAACTCTAGTTTCCACAAAATTTACTCTCAACAGTGCACCGAAAGTGATTACTCCGACGTGGACACTACGGTAAACGGCGATCAAACTCCTGCTGCATCTTTCCAACATAAGTACTCCCCTAGACTCTCCACGGGAAACAACATACTACGCCCCAGCAACAATGTGTCCTTACTAGAGCCAAAACTCTTCCCTGCCAACGACACCGGAGCAAATGTCAGCAGAAAATCCCTCGATACGACCAAATCGGGGAGTCCTTCTTCTTTATCAATATCGCCAACCAGCTCGTTTTTCATGAACTCGTTTGCCGCCAACACCCCAAAGATCAGTGGATCATTATTTAACGTTGCGGAAGCTGGCCAGCGACCAGCGTTGGACGAAAGCAGATCCGTGTTTAGTTCGGCTATAGCTCCACCACCTGGATCGCTGCTCAAAACGCCTTCATTTTCGGTGGACGATTTTCaggcaacatccaaactcagTTGGAACAATCGGAAGAGTGGCCCACCGTCAACGGCCTCCACTCGTGCAAAGCCATTCCGGTACTCCATGAGCACGATAACGCAAGAGGCGGATGCATTTCGGGAAACCGATGATCCACTGATCGAGGACGATATCGACCGACTTTCGATCAGTGGACGGGTTTCGATGAACAGCTCACTCCTCCGTCCCGCCGCCGGTGGTGGAAGTCGTGTATCACTGGGAAACGGCAATCCCTTCGCCCAGGTAAATCCCTCAACCGGGGATTTGGATTATGACGAGATTTCCTCCGTAAGCCTGCGACAACGACGCCTTACCAAACCTCGACCTGCCGAAACGCTCGCTTCGACAAGAGAGTCGCTTTGGTCCGGCTTTTTGGCGACCGGGGCGGGCAGTGCACAGCAGCAGGCACACATGTCCCGCACGTCATCGCAGAGCTCCGGTTTTGAGTCGCAGGTGGGAACGACTCGACGAAACACACCGACAGAAACGGAGGTCTTATCGGTGTACACCGTCGTGCCAGAGGAAACATCGAAACCGCCACCGTCGCCCGTCCCATCTTCGGCGTCCGTGTTTCACAGTCAGCGAAAGGGCACTCCCAGCATCAACTCTCCTCATACTCGTTCGTTATTTGGCGAGCAAAACCTCTTCAACCATACGCTCCATCAGCAAACACCGCGCGAAAGATCGTCTGCGTTATTTTTCCCAAAAGTTAATCACTACGCGATGCCCGGTAACGGTGGGCCGGCCACTATTGGAGGAAGTCCGATGAATCGGTACATCTTCCCCCCGCAACAATCGCAGACACCGTCCtcctatcatcatcatcatccgcatCACCAACCTCATCATACGCAACAACACCAGAACCATCACACACTTGCCGGAATCGGAGGCAGTGGCTCTACTCTTTCGCTGCATTCGTTCCCTACAACTGGATCCACGCTCAGCCTTGCTACCGGCAGGGACTTATCACCACCGGAAACACCATCCTATCCAGCGCCATCGATGGCGGGGACCAGTTTCTATACCTCCTCAAACAAATCCATGGCAAGCGGCAGAGCGAGTCTTCTCAACTTAAGTAAATTAACCAACGAACATACTGGTGGCACACTGCCCACAGTTTAG